A genomic region of Vitreoscilla filiformis contains the following coding sequences:
- a CDS encoding response regulator transcription factor — protein sequence MNSDLLDPNATDVVLIVDDVPDNLAVLHDALDESGYTVLVATNGEAALLRAAQAQPDIVLLDAVMPGMDGFEVARRLKANPETSAIPIVFMTGLTDTEHVVAAFAAGGIDYVTKPIRTREVLARLTAHLNTARAQRQARNALDAFGHATLMVRERDGRRLWQTALARRFMNDYFPGLPEVTTPPELCAWVARESLRRRAGAEPQGLTVARGPNRLSFALHALPDHTAEGEWMVVLREASEAALQEALALAFPQLTARETEVLHWVIQGKTNRDIGEILGTSPRTVHKHLEHVFEKLGVETRTAAAAMALGKVRGNG from the coding sequence ATGAACTCCGATCTGCTTGACCCCAACGCCACCGACGTGGTGCTCATCGTGGACGATGTGCCGGACAACCTGGCCGTGCTGCACGATGCGCTGGACGAATCCGGCTACACCGTGCTGGTGGCGACCAACGGCGAAGCCGCCTTGCTGCGCGCTGCCCAGGCCCAGCCCGACATCGTGCTGCTGGACGCCGTGATGCCCGGCATGGACGGTTTTGAGGTGGCCCGCCGCCTCAAGGCGAATCCGGAAACCTCTGCCATCCCCATCGTGTTCATGACTGGGTTGACGGACACCGAGCATGTGGTGGCCGCCTTTGCGGCGGGGGGTATTGACTACGTTACCAAGCCGATTCGCACCCGCGAGGTGCTGGCGCGCTTGACGGCCCATCTGAACACCGCCCGGGCACAACGCCAGGCCCGCAATGCGCTGGACGCTTTCGGCCATGCCACGCTGATGGTGCGTGAGCGTGATGGCCGGCGCCTGTGGCAGACCGCGCTGGCGCGGCGCTTCATGAACGACTATTTCCCCGGCCTGCCCGAAGTGACCACGCCGCCGGAGTTATGCGCCTGGGTGGCGCGTGAATCGCTGCGCCGCCGTGCGGGGGCCGAGCCGCAGGGGTTGACGGTGGCGCGGGGCCCCAACCGCTTGAGTTTTGCCCTGCACGCGCTGCCGGATCACACCGCCGAAGGCGAGTGGATGGTGGTGTTGCGCGAAGCCTCGGAAGCGGCGTTGCAAGAGGCGCTGGCGCTGGCGTTTCCGCAGCTCACCGCGCGCGAAACCGAGGTGTTGCACTGGGTGATTCAGGGCAAAACCAATCGCGATATTGGCGAGATTCTCGGCACCAGCCCGCGCACGGTGCATAAACATTTGGAGCATGTGTTTGAGAAACTCGGTGTGGAAACGCGCACCGCTGCCGCCGCCATGGCGTTGGGCAAGGTGCGTGGGAATGGATGA
- the urtA gene encoding urea ABC transporter substrate-binding protein, whose protein sequence is MKISRRSITALAATACALGFSSLAQAADTIKVGILHSLSGTMAISETVLKDVALMTIDEINAKGGVLGKKLEPVVVDPASNWPLFAEKAKQLITQDKVAAVFGCWTSVSRKSVLPVFEETNSLLFYPVQYEGEELSKNVFYTGAAPNQQAIPAVEYLMSKDGGSAKRFVLLGTDYVYPRTTNKILRAFLKAKGIPESDIMEEYTPFGHADYQSIIAKIKKFASEGKKTAVVSTINGDSNVPFYKELGNQGLKATDVPVVAFSVGEEELRGVDTKPLVGHLAAWNYFMSIKSPANTEFVKKWSEYAKAKKIPGHADKPLTNDPMEATYIGLHMWAQAVAKAKTTDTDKVIAAMAGQTFQAPGGFMSTMDKENHHLWKPVFIGEVKADGQFNVVWKTKGPVQADPWSDYIAENKGKKNVPTKK, encoded by the coding sequence ATGAAGATTTCCCGTCGTTCGATCACCGCGCTGGCCGCCACCGCTTGCGCCCTGGGTTTCTCGTCGCTGGCCCAAGCCGCTGACACCATCAAGGTCGGCATCCTGCACTCGCTGTCGGGCACCATGGCCATCTCGGAAACCGTCCTGAAGGACGTTGCCCTGATGACCATCGACGAAATCAACGCCAAGGGCGGCGTGTTGGGCAAAAAGCTCGAACCCGTGGTGGTCGATCCGGCTTCGAACTGGCCGCTGTTCGCTGAGAAGGCCAAGCAGCTCATCACCCAGGACAAGGTGGCCGCTGTGTTCGGCTGCTGGACTTCGGTGAGCCGCAAGTCGGTGCTGCCGGTGTTCGAAGAAACCAACTCGCTGCTGTTCTACCCGGTGCAGTACGAAGGGGAAGAGCTGTCCAAGAACGTGTTCTACACCGGCGCGGCGCCCAACCAACAGGCCATCCCTGCCGTTGAATACCTGATGAGCAAGGACGGCGGTTCGGCCAAGCGTTTCGTGCTGCTGGGCACCGACTACGTCTACCCGCGCACCACCAACAAGATCCTGCGCGCTTTCTTGAAGGCCAAGGGCATCCCCGAGTCGGACATCATGGAGGAGTACACCCCCTTCGGTCATGCCGACTATCAGAGCATCATCGCCAAGATCAAGAAGTTCGCTTCGGAAGGCAAGAAGACGGCGGTGGTGTCCACCATCAACGGCGACTCCAACGTGCCGTTCTACAAAGAACTGGGCAACCAGGGCCTGAAGGCGACCGACGTGCCGGTGGTGGCGTTCTCGGTGGGTGAAGAAGAACTGCGCGGCGTGGACACCAAGCCGCTGGTGGGTCACCTGGCGGCTTGGAACTACTTCATGTCGATCAAGAGCCCGGCCAACACCGAGTTCGTGAAAAAGTGGAGCGAGTACGCCAAGGCCAAGAAAATCCCCGGCCACGCCGACAAGCCGCTGACCAACGACCCGATGGAAGCCACCTACATTGGCTTGCACATGTGGGCCCAAGCCGTGGCCAAGGCCAAGACCACCGACACCGACAAGGTGATCGCCGCCATGGCCGGCCAGACCTTCCAAGCGCCGGGCGGTTTCATGTCCACCATGGACAAGGAAAACCACCACCTCTGGAAGCCGGTGTTCATCGGCGAAGTCAAGGCCGATGGCCAGTTCAACGTGGTGTGGAAGACCAAGGGCCCGGTGCAAGCCGATCCGTGGAGCGACTACATCGCCGAAAACAAGGGCAAGAAGAACGTGCCCACCAAGAAGTGA
- a CDS encoding hybrid sensor histidine kinase/response regulator, with translation MTPPPGPEPPAAQRVVTIRRDYNAWVASETLEDYALRFTPHAFRKWSVWRVANTAFGASSFLVLEAVGATLLVQYGFLNAFWAILATGLVIFLAGWPISVYAARHGVDMDLLTRGAGFGYLGSTLTSLIYASFTFIFFALEAAIMAYALELAFDIPPAWGYLLCALGVLPVVTHGVTAISTLQVWTQPLWLVLLVLPYGYVLQHNPQVLHGLVQYGGEGGQTAGFQLQGFGAAMTVGIALITQMGEQVDYLRFMPERTVTNRRAWDAAVLVGGPGWVVPGVLKMLGGALLAYLAISHMVPAERAVDPNQMYLAAYEYMFGHYGWAVAATALLVIVSQLKINVTNAYAGSLAWSNFFSRVTHSHPGRVVWMVFNILIALMLMELDVFQALGGVLGLFSNIAISWIMAVVADLVINKPLGWSPPGIEFRRAYLPDINPVGVGAMGLASVLSVAAHLGAFGSMAQAFSALIALVTALLAAPAIAWATRGRYYLARPPEVLVPGRLYRCVVCERDYQAEDMARCPAYGGLICSLCCTLDARCADRCKPQPRLVDWVWQRWSAVLERWLPRRLATRVDTGLGHYLLLMSAIVPLLGALFVLLYRQEVKQLGERGALLPAQTLALLEPVLRAGFLKAYAALLLVASVVAWWLVLAHRSRQVAHEEISRQTEALMREIDSHRQTDLQLQEAKRQAEAANQAKTRYISAISHELRTPLNSILGYAQLLEEDASMPANRRQAVSVIRRGGDHLLSLIEGTLDIARIESGKLSLEVRPMAFRHLMDEIAGMFELQAQAKGIRFERDFGHDVPEAVRADERRLRQILINLLGNAVKFTHHGGVVFRLRYAREMARLDIVDSGPGMSEAELERVFDPFVRGSAAGGAATGTGLGLTISKMLTELMGGELSARSTPGQGTTFSVRLFLPEVSLARTEPVGGRPGPTRVGYDGPRRTILVVDNEEADRAWLADSLQPLGFVIEQAASGEACLARLADLQPDAIFMDLAMPGIDGWETLRRLRAQGLSLAPVAIVSANAFDKGLDNDVGITPADFLVKPVRRADVLDWLGRRLHLQWQAGAPVPQPDAAPAHAAAGVGSNGPRVLPDAVALETLRRVVAMGYPRGILRQLDQIQAERPDTEPFIQRLRPLARAFQFEALDGLLRDALDELRSA, from the coding sequence ATGACACCCCCCCCTGGGCCTGAACCCCCAGCGGCGCAGCGCGTCGTCACCATCCGGCGCGATTACAACGCCTGGGTAGCCTCCGAAACGCTGGAGGATTACGCGCTGCGTTTCACACCGCATGCCTTTCGCAAGTGGTCGGTGTGGCGGGTGGCGAACACGGCGTTTGGGGCCTCGTCCTTCCTGGTGTTGGAGGCGGTGGGTGCCACGCTGTTGGTGCAGTATGGTTTTTTGAATGCGTTTTGGGCGATTTTGGCCACGGGATTGGTGATTTTCCTGGCCGGCTGGCCCATCAGCGTCTACGCGGCGCGCCACGGTGTGGACATGGATTTGCTCACACGCGGCGCCGGCTTCGGTTACCTCGGCTCGACGCTGACCTCGCTCATCTACGCCAGTTTCACCTTCATTTTCTTCGCCCTGGAAGCCGCGATCATGGCGTACGCCTTGGAGCTGGCTTTCGACATTCCCCCGGCTTGGGGTTATCTGTTGTGCGCCTTGGGTGTGCTGCCGGTGGTGACACACGGCGTCACCGCCATCAGCACGTTGCAGGTGTGGACGCAGCCGCTGTGGCTGGTGCTGCTGGTGCTGCCGTATGGGTACGTGTTGCAACACAACCCGCAGGTGTTGCACGGTTTGGTGCAATACGGCGGGGAGGGTGGGCAGACGGCAGGCTTTCAGCTCCAAGGGTTTGGCGCGGCGATGACGGTGGGCATTGCCCTCATCACCCAGATGGGCGAGCAGGTGGATTACCTGCGGTTCATGCCCGAACGCACCGTCACCAACCGGCGGGCGTGGGATGCAGCGGTGTTGGTCGGCGGCCCGGGCTGGGTGGTGCCGGGGGTGCTGAAGATGTTGGGCGGCGCGTTGCTGGCGTACTTGGCAATCAGCCACATGGTGCCAGCCGAACGGGCGGTCGATCCGAATCAGATGTACCTGGCGGCCTACGAGTACATGTTCGGCCACTACGGCTGGGCGGTGGCGGCCACGGCGCTGCTGGTGATCGTCTCGCAGCTCAAGATCAACGTGACGAACGCTTATGCCGGTTCGCTGGCGTGGAGCAATTTTTTTTCACGGGTCACGCACAGCCATCCGGGGCGGGTGGTGTGGATGGTGTTCAACATCCTGATTGCGCTCATGCTGATGGAGTTGGATGTGTTCCAAGCCCTGGGCGGGGTGCTGGGGCTGTTTTCCAACATCGCCATCTCGTGGATCATGGCCGTAGTGGCGGATTTGGTGATCAACAAGCCGCTGGGCTGGAGCCCCCCCGGCATCGAGTTTCGCCGCGCCTACCTGCCAGACATCAACCCCGTGGGCGTGGGCGCGATGGGCTTGGCCTCGGTGCTGTCGGTGGCGGCGCACTTGGGGGCGTTCGGGTCGATGGCGCAGGCGTTTTCAGCCCTCATCGCTTTGGTGACCGCTTTGCTGGCGGCGCCGGCCATCGCTTGGGCCACGCGGGGGCGGTATTACTTGGCGCGTCCCCCCGAAGTGCTGGTGCCGGGGCGTTTGTACCGTTGCGTGGTGTGCGAGCGCGACTATCAGGCCGAAGACATGGCCCGTTGCCCCGCCTACGGCGGTTTGATCTGCTCGCTGTGCTGCACCCTGGATGCCCGTTGCGCCGATCGTTGCAAACCTCAACCCCGTTTGGTGGATTGGGTGTGGCAACGCTGGTCGGCGGTGCTGGAGCGGTGGTTGCCCCGGCGTTTGGCCACGCGGGTGGACACCGGCCTGGGCCACTACTTGCTGTTGATGAGCGCCATCGTGCCGTTGTTGGGGGCGCTGTTTGTGCTGCTGTACCGCCAGGAAGTCAAACAATTGGGCGAGCGCGGCGCCCTGTTGCCGGCCCAGACGCTGGCGCTCTTGGAGCCGGTGCTGCGCGCCGGGTTTCTCAAGGCGTATGCCGCGTTGCTGCTGGTGGCCAGCGTGGTGGCGTGGTGGTTGGTGTTGGCGCACCGCAGCCGCCAGGTGGCGCACGAGGAAATCTCGCGCCAAACCGAAGCCTTGATGCGCGAGATCGATTCCCACCGCCAAACCGACCTGCAATTGCAAGAAGCCAAGCGCCAGGCCGAAGCCGCCAACCAAGCCAAAACGCGTTATATCAGTGCCATCAGCCACGAGCTGCGCACGCCGTTGAATTCCATTCTGGGTTACGCGCAGTTGCTGGAGGAGGATGCGTCGATGCCAGCGAACCGTCGCCAAGCGGTCAGCGTGATTCGCCGGGGCGGGGATCATTTGCTGAGTTTGATTGAAGGGACGCTGGACATTGCCCGCATCGAAAGCGGCAAACTTTCGCTGGAGGTGCGGCCCATGGCGTTTCGTCATTTGATGGACGAGATCGCCGGCATGTTCGAGTTGCAGGCCCAGGCCAAAGGCATTCGTTTCGAGCGCGATTTCGGCCACGATGTGCCCGAAGCCGTGCGGGCTGACGAGCGGCGCTTGCGGCAGATTCTCATCAACCTGTTGGGCAATGCCGTCAAATTCACGCACCACGGTGGGGTGGTGTTTCGGCTGCGGTATGCGCGGGAAATGGCACGGTTGGACATCGTCGATTCCGGCCCTGGCATGAGCGAGGCCGAATTGGAGCGCGTGTTCGACCCGTTTGTGCGCGGTTCGGCGGCGGGTGGGGCAGCCACGGGCACGGGTTTGGGGCTGACCATCAGCAAAATGTTGACCGAGCTGATGGGCGGTGAACTCAGCGCCCGCAGCACGCCGGGGCAGGGTACGACGTTCAGCGTGCGCTTGTTTTTGCCCGAAGTCAGCCTGGCCCGCACCGAGCCCGTCGGCGGACGACCCGGCCCGACGCGGGTCGGCTACGACGGCCCGCGCCGCACCATTTTGGTGGTAGATAACGAGGAAGCCGACCGCGCTTGGCTGGCCGATTCCTTGCAACCCCTGGGTTTTGTGATCGAGCAAGCGGCCTCGGGGGAAGCCTGTTTGGCGCGGCTGGCCGATCTGCAACCGGATGCGATCTTCATGGATTTGGCCATGCCGGGCATCGATGGCTGGGAAACCTTGCGGCGGCTGCGCGCCCAGGGCTTGAGCTTGGCGCCGGTGGCCATCGTTTCGGCCAATGCCTTCGACAAAGGGCTGGACAACGACGTGGGCATCACCCCAGCGGACTTTCTCGTCAAACCCGTGCGCCGGGCCGATGTGCTGGATTGGCTCGGTCGGCGCTTGCATTTGCAGTGGCAGGCCGGTGCGCCGGTGCCGCAGCCGGATGCGGCACCGGCGCATGCCGCAGCCGGGGTGGGATCGAATGGCCCTCGGGTGCTGCCCGATGCCGTGGCGCTGGAAACCTTGCGGCGGGTGGTGGCCATGGGCTATCCACGCGGCATCTTGCGCCAGCTCGACCAGATTCAGGCGGAACGGCCGGACACTGAACCTTTTATTCAACGCCTGCGCCCTCTGGCGCGGGCATTCCAGTTTGAGGCCCTGGACGGCCTGCTGCGTGACGCTCTTGATGAACTCCGATCTGCTTGA
- a CDS encoding ATP-binding protein, with the protein MSTSSPRRRKLPIGIQTFAKLREGDGHYYVDKTAYALQLIDQGNCYFLSRPRRFGKSLFLDTLKELFEGNRALFSGLYADAHWDWTQRYPVIRISFGGGVLASVADLHDSLDGQLLPHEAACGLAQQMLSMRRRLSHLIEALHAQCGQRVVVLVDEYDKPILDNITDSARATEMREALKDLYSVLKDSDAHLKFVLLTGVSKFSKVSLFSGLNHLEDITLDARFSAICGYTDEDVDTVFAPELPGLDREDIRRWYNGYNWLGEGVYNPFDVLLLFRHRDFRPYWFETGTPTFLVKLLAERQFFTPDLSQVMAMEQLISSFDVEDIPPEALLFQTGYLTLRGREELSRAQWVYTLGYPNREVETSLNGALLKGYGVPDRQGLTARMQLLKLLRAGDATGMQAVFHALFASIPHDWYRKNKLAEFEGHYASVFYSYFAASGLEIRLEDTTNHGRIDMAVLFNNAVWLFEFKVVELVPKGEALAQCRRRGYAEKYRGRGEPIYLIGIEFSRTTRNIVGFEVETENPVG; encoded by the coding sequence ATGTCCACATCCTCTCCGCGCCGCCGCAAATTGCCGATTGGCATCCAGACCTTCGCCAAACTGCGAGAAGGTGACGGGCATTACTACGTGGACAAAACAGCCTATGCGCTGCAACTCATCGATCAAGGGAACTGCTATTTTTTGAGCCGCCCGCGCCGCTTCGGGAAAAGTTTGTTTTTGGATACGCTGAAAGAATTGTTCGAGGGAAACCGTGCCCTGTTCTCGGGGTTGTATGCCGATGCACACTGGGATTGGACGCAGCGTTATCCGGTGATTCGGATTAGTTTTGGTGGTGGCGTACTGGCTTCGGTGGCCGATTTGCATGACAGTTTGGATGGCCAGTTGTTGCCCCATGAGGCGGCCTGTGGTTTGGCGCAGCAAATGTTATCGATGCGTCGGCGTCTGAGTCACTTGATCGAAGCGTTGCATGCGCAGTGTGGCCAGCGCGTGGTGGTGCTGGTCGATGAGTATGACAAACCCATTCTCGATAACATCACCGACAGCGCCCGGGCCACCGAAATGCGCGAGGCGCTCAAAGACCTTTACAGCGTTTTAAAAGACAGCGACGCGCACCTGAAGTTTGTGTTGCTCACGGGGGTTTCCAAGTTCAGCAAAGTGAGTTTGTTTTCGGGGCTGAATCATTTGGAAGACATCACGCTGGATGCCCGTTTCAGTGCCATTTGTGGCTACACCGATGAGGATGTGGACACGGTGTTCGCGCCCGAGTTGCCGGGGCTGGATCGGGAGGACATCCGCCGCTGGTACAACGGCTACAACTGGCTGGGCGAAGGCGTTTACAACCCATTTGATGTGCTGCTGCTGTTTCGCCACCGAGATTTCCGCCCTTACTGGTTTGAAACCGGCACGCCCACGTTTTTGGTCAAACTTTTGGCCGAGCGCCAATTTTTCACGCCAGATTTGAGCCAAGTGATGGCGATGGAGCAGCTCATTTCCTCTTTTGATGTGGAGGATATTCCGCCCGAAGCGCTGCTGTTTCAAACGGGTTATCTGACGTTGCGCGGGCGTGAGGAGCTTTCTCGGGCGCAGTGGGTGTACACGCTGGGTTATCCGAATCGTGAAGTCGAAACCAGTTTGAATGGTGCGCTGCTCAAAGGGTACGGTGTGCCGGATCGGCAGGGGCTCACTGCGCGCATGCAACTGCTCAAACTGTTGCGTGCCGGGGACGCAACCGGTATGCAAGCGGTGTTCCACGCCCTGTTTGCCAGCATTCCGCATGATTGGTATCGCAAAAACAAACTGGCGGAGTTTGAGGGCCACTACGCCAGTGTGTTTTACAGCTACTTTGCCGCTTCGGGGTTGGAAATTCGGCTGGAAGATACGACGAACCACGGGCGCATTGACATGGCGGTGTTGTTCAACAACGCGGTGTGGTTGTTCGAGTTCAAGGTGGTGGAGCTGGTACCGAAGGGCGAAGCGCTGGCGCAATGCCGCCGACGCGGCTACGCGGAAAAATACCGGGGGCGAGGCGAGCCGATTTACCTGATCGGTATCGAGTTCAGCCGCACCACGCGGAACATCGTGGGTTTTGAGGTGGAAACCGAGAATCCCGTTGGCTAA